Proteins encoded in a region of the Sulfurimonas marina genome:
- a CDS encoding c-type cytochrome encodes MKYILFLILSISLFSESNFITPMEYASSLYKNPRGIGCHRCHGENGEGKLIANYVHKGKKKSFDGPIIKDLSYEKFYKALNKRKKGMPRYFLTDNEIEALYLYLHRNDKKSEKK; translated from the coding sequence ATGAAGTATATACTCTTTTTAATTCTTTCAATTTCCTTATTTTCTGAGAGTAATTTTATCACTCCTATGGAGTATGCATCATCTCTGTATAAAAATCCAAGAGGGATCGGATGTCACAGGTGTCATGGAGAAAACGGCGAAGGAAAGCTAATTGCAAATTATGTCCATAAAGGGAAGAAAAAATCTTTTGACGGTCCAATAATCAAAGATCTGTCGTATGAAAAATTTTATAAAGCACTGAACAAAAGAAAAAAAGGGATGCCGAGATATTTCTTGACAGACAATGAGATCGAAGCACTTTATCTTTATCTTCATAGAAACGATAAAAAAAGTGAAAAAAAATAA
- a CDS encoding HpcH/HpaI aldolase/citrate lyase family protein, whose protein sequence is MIDEIIKSYEQRDLEALDRLAVPRYRELNKTKKFRSALMLSCNNIKHLSKIESLEADCIMLNLEDGVSKEEKPFALALCAIFLSRLQKCDKKLVVRVNALDEGGYEEITYLNQFMPDAIRVPKIKTPEEVKAVHALLKDEIELHLSIETAEAWANLAQLSVNERVNTFYLGILDLFADMGLSQGLIDLENPTMHYMLSHFLITCKSIRVKPVSFVFQDFRDLDTFSKWIELEKSMGYDAKGCISPNQVQLANKIFVDKEEEIKRAKVIVKLFEMHQEEGITGFVDEEYGFIDEPIYKGALKLLEEEN, encoded by the coding sequence ATGATAGATGAAATAATAAAGAGTTATGAACAAAGAGATCTGGAAGCTTTAGACCGTTTAGCCGTACCGAGATACAGGGAGTTAAACAAAACAAAGAAGTTCCGATCGGCACTTATGCTTTCATGTAACAATATCAAGCACCTCTCAAAGATAGAATCGCTTGAGGCTGATTGTATTATGCTTAATCTTGAAGATGGAGTAAGTAAAGAGGAGAAACCTTTTGCACTTGCGCTGTGTGCTATCTTCTTATCACGTCTGCAAAAGTGCGATAAAAAACTTGTCGTACGTGTTAATGCTTTGGATGAGGGCGGATACGAAGAGATCACCTATCTCAATCAGTTTATGCCCGATGCTATTCGCGTGCCGAAGATAAAAACGCCCGAAGAGGTTAAAGCTGTACATGCTCTTTTAAAAGATGAGATTGAGTTGCACCTCTCGATTGAGACAGCCGAAGCATGGGCTAATTTAGCGCAGCTTTCAGTTAACGAGAGGGTAAATACTTTTTATCTCGGAATATTGGATCTCTTTGCAGATATGGGGCTCTCTCAAGGTCTAATCGATCTGGAGAATCCTACAATGCATTATATGTTAAGTCATTTTCTCATTACTTGTAAATCTATCAGAGTAAAACCGGTGAGTTTTGTGTTCCAGGATTTTAGAGACCTTGATACATTTTCAAAATGGATCGAGCTTGAAAAGTCGATGGGGTATGATGCAAAAGGGTGTATATCTCCAAATCAAGTACAACTTGCAAATAAAATATTTGTCGATAAAGAAGAGGAGATCAAACGTGCCAAAGTGATCGTAAAACTTTTTGAGATGCACCAAGAAGAGGGTATTACTGGCTTTGTAGATGAAGAATACGGTTTTATAGATGAACCGATATATAAAGGTGCATTAAAATTATTAGAGGAAGAAAATTGA
- a CDS encoding thioredoxin family protein, producing the protein MKKLFVILMLVSGLSASTMFTLSGIEKVYPVVEISGKDLPKEFKTTAHEEIRTILDELGISYKGYDQRALALLISSRYIENTLVVTMKLEIGEQVVRADSKQKTFAITYESAESLYIRNKEEIVDQLEDGLMVLLDRFSEQYIEENKKIVKVDLKNDDFSKLGYETDYNAAVKKAQKLKKPILLVLVANYCPWCRKFEENVLRKKDVNDLIQSNYVPLIINKEKGGFPKELDISFTPITHFINYKTLKSEKMIAGYNNKDEFLYTLRNFTSK; encoded by the coding sequence TTGAAAAAATTATTTGTAATATTAATGTTAGTAAGTGGTTTGAGTGCCAGCACGATGTTTACCCTTAGCGGTATTGAAAAAGTTTATCCAGTGGTAGAGATAAGCGGTAAAGACCTTCCAAAAGAGTTTAAAACAACTGCACATGAAGAGATTAGAACTATTCTTGATGAACTCGGTATCAGTTATAAAGGGTATGATCAAAGAGCTTTAGCACTTTTAATTAGTTCTAGATATATCGAAAACACTTTAGTAGTTACTATGAAGCTTGAGATCGGTGAGCAGGTAGTAAGAGCAGATTCAAAACAAAAGACATTTGCTATCACTTATGAGAGTGCAGAAAGTTTGTATATTCGTAATAAAGAAGAGATTGTAGACCAACTTGAAGATGGTTTAATGGTACTTTTAGACAGATTTAGCGAGCAGTATATTGAAGAGAATAAGAAGATCGTAAAAGTAGATCTTAAAAATGACGATTTTTCCAAACTCGGATATGAAACAGATTATAATGCAGCTGTTAAAAAAGCACAAAAGTTAAAAAAGCCGATCTTACTTGTACTTGTAGCAAACTACTGCCCATGGTGTAGAAAATTTGAAGAGAACGTACTTCGTAAAAAAGATGTAAATGACCTTATACAAAGCAATTATGTTCCGCTAATTATAAATAAAGAAAAAGGCGGATTTCCAAAAGAGTTAGATATCTCTTTCACACCTATTACACACTTTATAAATTACAAAACACTAAAAAGTGAAAAAATGATCGCAGGTTATAACAATAAAGATGAATTTTTGTATACTTTAAGGAACTTTACTTCAAAATAA
- the nifJ gene encoding pyruvate:ferredoxin (flavodoxin) oxidoreductase has protein sequence MKHHNDTIDANEAVARVAYKINEVIAIYPITPASVMGELCDLYASHQEKNILGTVPDVIEMQSEGGASGAVHGALQSGALTTTFTASQGLLLMMPNMYKIAGELTPTVFHIAARSIAAQALSIFGDHSDVMSVRQTGFAMLCSNSVQEAHDMTLISQSATLKSRIPFLHFFDGFRTSHEVDKIELLDDATIRYMLDDTLIQAHRERALTPDHPFIRGTSQNPDVYFQGRESVNRYYEITPEIVQECMEEFKTLTGREYHLFDYVGAEDAERVIILMGSGAEAVHETVEYLNEMGENVGVLKVRLYRPFSIKHFLSALPNTVKSIAVLDRTKEAGSVGEPLYLDVVSAFNEAKEEGSLTYETPFIIGGRYGLSSKEFTPAMIKAIYDELNKEKPKIHFTIGINDDVTHTSLEYDPDFALPKNGTFEAIFFGLGSDGTVGANKNSIKIIGTQTDNYAQGYFVYDSKKSGSMTTSHLRFGPHPIHSTYLIEKADFVACHQSVFMEKFDILQHAKEGAVFLLNSPFDKDHVWEHLPRSIQEEMIQKQIKFYVVDGYKVAQESGMKRRINTVMQTCFFAISGVLEADEAIAQIKKYIEKTYGKKSKELVELNFKAVDSALSHLFEVPLPKEATGKREFISPVKGKISKFVADVTANIIEGQGDAIPVSMIPADGTWPSSTTQFEKRNIALEIPVWDPGSCVQCNECVLVCPHAVIRSKLVDDTHLENAPEGFKAAKTKGKSYLENGNFTLQISAEDCTGCSLCTEVCIGLNKESEELKAINMTPTSQIDKDKEEKIWEYFLELPEFDRDQLNHAKVKDSQFLQPLFEFSGACPGCGETPYIKLATQLFGDRMIVANATGCSSIYGGNLPTTPWATNKDGLGPAWSNSLFEDNAEFGLGFRLTIDKHEVQAKELVERLRGEIGEELSNAILNAKQTEEAEIFAQRERVKELKSKLANIQNDTALSLFSLADYLVKKSVWIIGGDGWAYDIGYGGLDHVLASGKNVNILVLDTQVYSNTGGQQSKATPEGAVAKFAASGKPSNAKDLALMAMSYENVYVSRVAMGANYSQTVKAFAEAEAYEGVSIIIAYSHCIAHGYDLKYGMDQQKLAVDCGLWPMFRYNPELIKEGKNPMHLDYKGPKIPVKDYMYNETRFSMVHQADVGAADEFLNAAEQHAQDLFKKYSKLAED, from the coding sequence ATGAAACATCACAACGACACTATAGATGCAAATGAGGCGGTGGCACGAGTTGCTTACAAGATAAACGAAGTTATCGCAATTTATCCGATCACTCCTGCATCTGTTATGGGAGAGTTGTGTGATCTTTATGCTTCTCATCAAGAAAAGAACATCCTAGGTACAGTCCCCGATGTTATAGAGATGCAAAGTGAAGGGGGTGCTAGCGGAGCGGTTCACGGTGCTCTTCAAAGCGGGGCACTTACAACTACATTTACGGCCTCTCAAGGGTTACTTTTAATGATGCCAAATATGTACAAAATAGCAGGGGAGTTGACACCTACTGTTTTTCATATAGCGGCACGCTCGATCGCTGCACAGGCTCTCTCTATTTTCGGTGATCATAGTGATGTTATGAGTGTTCGTCAAACCGGTTTTGCAATGCTTTGCTCCAATTCCGTTCAAGAAGCACATGACATGACTTTGATCTCCCAATCTGCAACCCTTAAATCGCGCATTCCTTTCTTACACTTTTTTGACGGTTTTAGAACCTCTCATGAAGTGGATAAGATAGAGTTGCTTGATGATGCAACGATCAGGTATATGCTTGACGATACTCTTATACAGGCACACAGAGAAAGAGCACTTACCCCTGACCACCCTTTTATTCGTGGTACATCGCAAAATCCCGATGTTTATTTTCAAGGGCGTGAGAGTGTCAATAGATACTACGAGATTACTCCTGAAATTGTCCAGGAGTGTATGGAGGAGTTTAAAACGCTTACAGGAAGAGAGTATCATCTCTTTGATTATGTAGGTGCAGAGGATGCTGAGCGTGTAATTATTTTAATGGGTTCAGGTGCCGAAGCTGTACACGAAACTGTAGAGTATTTAAACGAGATGGGAGAGAATGTAGGGGTGCTTAAAGTAAGACTTTACAGACCGTTTTCGATCAAACACTTTTTATCAGCCTTGCCAAATACAGTAAAATCGATTGCCGTGCTTGATCGTACCAAAGAAGCAGGTTCTGTTGGTGAACCGCTTTATCTTGATGTAGTGAGTGCATTTAACGAAGCCAAAGAGGAGGGGAGTTTAACTTACGAGACTCCATTTATCATCGGTGGACGTTACGGGCTCTCCTCAAAAGAGTTTACACCTGCTATGATCAAAGCAATTTATGATGAGCTAAACAAAGAAAAACCGAAGATCCACTTTACGATCGGAATTAACGATGATGTAACACATACATCACTAGAGTACGATCCAGACTTTGCATTGCCGAAAAATGGTACATTTGAAGCTATATTTTTTGGTCTAGGATCTGACGGTACGGTGGGAGCAAATAAAAATTCGATCAAGATTATCGGTACTCAGACAGATAATTATGCCCAAGGCTATTTTGTATACGATTCTAAAAAATCGGGTTCAATGACAACATCTCACCTGCGTTTTGGACCTCATCCGATCCATTCAACTTATTTGATTGAAAAAGCGGACTTTGTTGCGTGTCATCAAAGTGTATTTATGGAGAAGTTTGACATTCTGCAGCATGCGAAAGAGGGTGCTGTTTTTTTACTAAACTCTCCGTTTGATAAAGATCATGTATGGGAGCATCTCCCACGATCTATTCAAGAGGAGATGATACAAAAACAAATTAAATTTTATGTTGTAGACGGTTATAAAGTCGCTCAAGAGAGTGGGATGAAGCGACGCATTAATACCGTGATGCAAACCTGTTTCTTTGCGATATCTGGAGTGTTAGAAGCCGATGAAGCTATTGCACAGATCAAAAAGTATATAGAAAAAACATACGGGAAAAAGAGTAAGGAATTAGTAGAGCTCAACTTTAAAGCAGTTGACAGTGCACTTTCTCATCTTTTTGAAGTGCCACTCCCTAAAGAAGCAACAGGAAAAAGGGAGTTTATCTCTCCTGTAAAAGGGAAAATCAGCAAATTTGTCGCCGATGTTACGGCAAATATTATAGAGGGTCAGGGGGATGCTATCCCTGTGAGTATGATACCTGCTGATGGTACCTGGCCAAGCTCTACGACACAGTTTGAAAAACGAAATATCGCTTTAGAGATTCCTGTCTGGGATCCAGGCAGTTGTGTACAGTGTAACGAGTGTGTATTAGTATGTCCACATGCGGTAATCCGCTCAAAGTTAGTTGACGATACCCATTTAGAAAATGCACCTGAAGGTTTTAAAGCTGCTAAGACAAAAGGGAAAAGCTATCTTGAAAACGGCAACTTCACGCTTCAGATCTCGGCTGAGGATTGTACGGGGTGTTCACTCTGTACAGAGGTGTGTATAGGGCTTAACAAGGAGAGTGAAGAATTAAAAGCTATCAATATGACTCCAACTTCTCAGATAGACAAAGATAAAGAGGAGAAAATATGGGAGTACTTTTTAGAGCTTCCGGAGTTTGACAGAGACCAGTTAAACCATGCCAAAGTAAAAGACTCACAGTTTTTACAGCCTCTTTTTGAGTTCTCTGGAGCATGCCCGGGATGTGGTGAAACGCCGTACATTAAACTAGCAACTCAGCTTTTTGGTGATCGCATGATTGTGGCAAATGCTACGGGATGTTCTTCAATCTACGGAGGAAATCTTCCAACAACCCCTTGGGCAACAAACAAAGATGGTCTCGGGCCTGCATGGTCAAACTCGCTTTTTGAAGATAATGCAGAGTTCGGACTTGGATTTCGTTTGACGATCGATAAGCATGAGGTTCAGGCAAAAGAGCTTGTAGAGAGACTTCGAGGTGAGATAGGTGAAGAGTTAAGCAATGCTATCTTAAATGCAAAACAGACTGAAGAAGCAGAGATCTTTGCACAGCGTGAGCGCGTTAAAGAGTTAAAAAGCAAACTTGCAAATATACAAAATGATACGGCTCTGAGTCTTTTTAGTTTGGCCGATTATCTGGTAAAAAAATCTGTCTGGATTATCGGTGGCGACGGTTGGGCATACGATATAGGCTATGGAGGCTTGGACCATGTACTCGCAAGCGGAAAAAATGTCAATATACTGGTTCTGGATACACAAGTGTACTCAAATACGGGAGGGCAACAATCTAAAGCAACCCCTGAGGGTGCAGTAGCGAAGTTTGCAGCCAGCGGGAAGCCTTCAAATGCAAAAGATTTAGCCCTGATGGCTATGTCGTATGAGAATGTGTATGTAAGTCGTGTAGCGATGGGTGCTAACTATTCACAGACTGTAAAAGCGTTTGCAGAAGCAGAAGCGTATGAAGGGGTTTCAATTATTATTGCATACTCCCATTGTATAGCGCACGGATATGATCTAAAGTACGGAATGGATCAGCAAAAACTGGCAGTTGACTGTGGGCTATGGCCAATGTTTAGATATAACCCTGAGCTGATAAAAGAGGGGAAAAATCCTATGCATTTAGATTATAAGGGGCCGAAAATTCCTGTAAAAGATTATATGTACAACGAAACACGCTTTTCCATGGTACATCAAGCAGATGTAGGGGCGGCAGATGAGTTTCTAAATGCAGCAGAACAACATGCACAAGACCTATTTAAAAAGTATTCAAAATTGGCTGAGGATTAG
- a CDS encoding glutaminase, translating into MDYQKILEEIAEEVKPLLHKGKVADYIPALSEVDPEHFAFSITLSDGTQYHVGDSQTLFSIQSISKVFTFILSLKAYGTHMYDRIGVEPSGNPFNSLVQLEYEHGKPRNPFINAGAVNVTDALVSHYGSCEITISEVLRFIRSIADDESIDFSDRVAASEMEHGFRNMALANLMKSFNNFDNCVEEVVKTYFKHCAIEMNTDMLSRAMLFLSNYGKDPINGKTYITPQQVKRVNAVMLTCGHYDASGDFAFHVGLPGKSGVGGGIVAVIPDVMGIAVWSPGLNAQGNSLVGTKALELFTTKTGLSIF; encoded by the coding sequence ATGGATTATCAAAAGATATTAGAGGAGATAGCCGAGGAGGTAAAACCACTGTTACATAAAGGGAAAGTAGCTGACTATATCCCGGCACTTTCAGAAGTAGATCCTGAACATTTCGCATTTTCTATAACACTCTCTGACGGTACGCAGTACCATGTCGGAGATTCGCAAACACTATTTTCAATACAGAGTATCTCTAAAGTTTTTACTTTTATACTCTCATTAAAGGCTTACGGTACACATATGTATGATCGCATTGGAGTTGAGCCCTCAGGTAATCCGTTTAATTCGCTGGTGCAACTTGAATATGAACACGGCAAGCCTCGTAATCCTTTTATCAATGCAGGTGCCGTGAATGTTACAGATGCTCTTGTAAGTCACTACGGCAGTTGCGAAATAACAATTTCTGAGGTACTAAGGTTTATCCGATCTATTGCGGATGATGAGAGTATCGATTTTAGTGATAGAGTAGCTGCTTCAGAGATGGAGCACGGATTTAGAAACATGGCTTTAGCGAACCTAATGAAAAGTTTTAATAACTTTGATAACTGTGTCGAAGAGGTTGTAAAAACATATTTTAAACATTGCGCTATTGAGATGAATACCGATATGCTCTCACGTGCTATGCTTTTTCTATCAAACTATGGGAAAGATCCGATCAATGGGAAAACATATATAACTCCACAACAGGTTAAAAGGGTTAATGCCGTGATGCTTACTTGCGGTCATTATGATGCTTCGGGTGATTTTGCTTTTCATGTTGGACTTCCCGGGAAAAGTGGTGTCGGAGGGGGTATTGTTGCTGTAATACCTGATGTGATGGGTATTGCTGTTTGGTCACCGGGATTAAATGCTCAAGGTAATTCTCTGGTGGGGACAAAAGCCTTGGAGCTTTTTACGACAAAAACAGGACTCTCTATCTTTTAA
- a CDS encoding energy transducer TonB family protein, with amino-acid sequence MNRSTFALFVAILVHLLILLLFWLLALYSPELKKTKPVEENKIKISLKELPKKHKDSGLTKKKLPEPKEAPPMPKGSQLEKIVKQPPVKYEPKQPVKKPELNKPKKVEKAPEVQKPKIELLPPKKPYIPLLAKQEDRNQTKETKKPKETMDWLYEDKSKEESKQKKKSYANGGNISQNIKELYGEEFGKLTPGQQQYILDNQEIMRRITQQVLNRVARVNIKRNLNVNRSNVVQFYLHPNGDISDFKFLSKSGYYILDDTTKETIEYAYSKYPRPKEKTLIRYNVYYHLAHY; translated from the coding sequence TTGAACAGGTCTACTTTTGCACTTTTCGTTGCTATTTTAGTGCATCTTCTTATATTATTGCTTTTTTGGTTATTAGCACTCTACTCTCCTGAGCTCAAAAAGACAAAACCTGTAGAAGAAAACAAGATCAAGATCTCCTTAAAAGAACTCCCTAAAAAACATAAGGACTCAGGACTTACAAAAAAGAAACTCCCTGAACCTAAAGAGGCTCCGCCGATGCCAAAAGGTTCACAACTTGAAAAGATTGTAAAACAACCGCCTGTAAAATACGAGCCGAAACAACCTGTTAAAAAGCCAGAATTAAACAAACCTAAAAAAGTGGAAAAAGCACCGGAGGTACAAAAGCCTAAAATTGAGCTATTACCGCCGAAAAAACCATATATTCCACTTTTAGCAAAGCAAGAGGATCGTAACCAGACAAAAGAGACTAAAAAGCCTAAAGAGACAATGGATTGGCTTTATGAAGACAAATCTAAAGAGGAATCAAAACAGAAGAAAAAAAGCTATGCAAACGGCGGAAATATCTCTCAAAACATTAAAGAGCTTTACGGCGAAGAGTTTGGTAAACTCACTCCCGGACAACAGCAGTATATCTTAGATAATCAAGAGATCATGAGACGTATTACTCAACAGGTACTTAACCGTGTAGCACGCGTAAACATCAAACGCAATCTCAATGTAAACAGAAGTAACGTTGTACAGTTTTACCTCCATCCAAATGGAGATATAAGCGACTTTAAATTTTTAAGCAAGAGTGGTTATTATATTTTAGATGACACGACTAAAGAGACGATCGAGTACGCATACAGTAAGTACCCGCGCCCGAAAGAGAAGACTCTTATCCGCTACAATGTTTACTATCATTTAGCGCATTATTAA
- the hemL gene encoding glutamate-1-semialdehyde 2,1-aminomutase — protein sequence MGTQTSKQAFEEAQELIPGGVNSPVRAFKSVGGTPIFITEGEGAYLKDVDGNKYVDYVQSWGPLIFGHRDESIESAVIEAVKHGLSFGAPTQAETELAKLVVGLFDSIDKVRFVSSGTEAVMSAIRLARGFTNRDDIVKFTGCYHGHSDSLLVEAGSGAATFGSPSSPGVPADFTKHTLLAEYNNIESVKKCFADSDNIACVIIEPIAGNMGLVPADKEFLHELRKLCDEHGTLLIFDEVMSGFRATLRGAESITGVTPDIVTLGKVIGGGMPVGAFGARAEIMAQLSPEGPVYQAGTLSGNPVAMAAGYAALSKLKQNGRVIDVLNTRAVRLVEGMRDAAAECGVTMQIDTRGSMFGFFFNENPVKNFNDATKTDAELFAKFHAGMLKEGYYFACSLYETGFISTAVTDEMIEDTIAASKKVLKEITNG from the coding sequence ATGGGTACACAAACATCTAAACAAGCATTTGAGGAAGCACAAGAACTTATACCAGGCGGTGTAAATTCTCCCGTGCGTGCATTTAAAAGTGTTGGAGGGACTCCAATCTTTATCACTGAAGGTGAGGGTGCGTATCTTAAAGATGTAGATGGAAATAAGTATGTTGATTATGTACAAAGCTGGGGGCCGTTAATTTTCGGTCATAGAGACGAGAGCATTGAGAGTGCTGTAATTGAGGCGGTAAAACATGGACTAAGCTTCGGAGCTCCTACTCAAGCAGAGACTGAACTTGCAAAACTTGTTGTAGGTCTTTTTGATTCGATCGATAAAGTAAGGTTTGTTAGCAGCGGTACAGAAGCAGTTATGAGTGCTATCCGTTTAGCGCGCGGTTTTACAAACAGAGATGACATCGTAAAATTTACGGGTTGTTATCACGGGCACAGTGACTCACTTTTAGTTGAAGCGGGAAGCGGTGCGGCAACTTTTGGATCTCCTAGTTCACCGGGTGTACCTGCTGACTTTACAAAACATACGCTTTTAGCTGAGTATAACAATATTGAGAGTGTAAAAAAATGTTTTGCAGACTCTGACAATATTGCATGTGTAATCATTGAACCAATTGCCGGGAATATGGGACTTGTTCCGGCTGATAAAGAGTTTTTACATGAGCTTCGCAAACTGTGTGACGAGCATGGAACACTTCTAATCTTTGATGAAGTTATGTCAGGCTTTAGAGCTACTCTACGCGGAGCAGAATCTATTACAGGTGTAACACCTGACATCGTAACACTTGGAAAAGTGATCGGTGGCGGTATGCCTGTTGGTGCTTTTGGTGCAAGAGCTGAGATTATGGCACAACTTTCACCTGAGGGTCCTGTATATCAAGCAGGAACGCTCTCAGGAAATCCTGTGGCTATGGCAGCCGGATATGCGGCACTTTCAAAACTTAAACAAAACGGCAGAGTGATCGATGTACTAAATACAAGAGCTGTAAGACTTGTAGAGGGTATGCGAGATGCAGCGGCAGAGTGCGGTGTAACTATGCAGATCGACACACGCGGAAGCATGTTTGGTTTCTTCTTCAATGAAAACCCTGTAAAAAACTTCAATGACGCTACAAAAACGGATGCTGAACTGTTTGCAAAATTTCATGCAGGGATGTTAAAAGAGGGGTATTACTTCGCATGTTCATTATATGAGACAGGATTTATCTCAACTGCAGTAACGGATGAGATGATCGAAGATACAATCGCTGCAAGTAAAAAAGTTTTAAAAGAGATTACAAATGGCTAA
- a CDS encoding AtpZ/AtpI family protein has product MANENKTPEEEPRFKPLIEAADHLSLGISIVVAVLMGVGIGWLIQRWTGVAWTMFIGVFIGIAAAILNVYKAYSKQYKEYEELAKERSERMKPHFDKDEDDEDYGEKNY; this is encoded by the coding sequence ATGGCTAATGAAAATAAAACTCCAGAGGAAGAGCCTCGTTTTAAACCGCTTATAGAAGCGGCTGATCATCTCTCTTTAGGGATCTCAATTGTAGTTGCCGTACTTATGGGTGTAGGTATAGGATGGCTTATTCAACGCTGGACGGGTGTAGCATGGACAATGTTTATCGGTGTATTTATCGGTATAGCTGCGGCAATTCTAAATGTGTATAAAGCATACTCAAAACAATATAAAGAGTATGAAGAGTTAGCAAAAGAGAGAAGTGAGCGTATGAAGCCTCATTTTGACAAAGATGAAGATGATGAGGACTATGGTGAGAAAAACTATTAG